Proteins from a genomic interval of Streptomyces sp. NBC_00820:
- a CDS encoding AfsR/SARP family transcriptional regulator, translated as MRRYELRFGLLGPPALYDRQPYEISYDTPAGISADIPVGAPEDASVRLVHSIGSPKTRALLAALLLEAGRVVSVESLKDALWGGAPPASARASLHNHVARLRRLLDDPERLRAVPPGYLLRVEDGELDVHVFDTWAAEARAAHARRDWTGVVRAADAALALWRGTPLGGLPGDFGGYALVQRLEEARLLVLEWRYDAELAVGGPRLAGLVPELAALVAAHPLREACHRQLMLALHRTGRQAEALAVHRDLRTHLIEELGIEPGPAVREAHVEVLRGFAVAGDEHTPGGGDERPPSPSLTPASVSAPVPVPASASAAVERSRPGDPEPVTAPGPPPAPDASADATVTPTVTPAAHVPASALADGARAPREPLAPDARTTAGVVGGHPPEPAEDPAPVHAAHTPAPSPSPAPIPSLPPTQLPPPAQLPPPPANFTGRTPELRALRQTLAARKGPVAVISGMAGVGKSALALHVAHELRHRFPDGQLYVKLHGATPGMTPLTPAQALSALLRDLGAQPRTVSEQPDAAAALLRSLLAPARVLLVLDDAASAAQVRPLLPAGPGCAVIVTSRSPLTALDGARRFPLGPLTGEDSAALLRAVSGREGLDADHALVELTGRLPLALRVVAARLAARRALTPDVLAGQLAATAGRLRQLEYDDLSVRRSLAVAHDALAAAEHEADRDAALALSRLGALDLPTYGAPLVARLTGIDERRAEAALDRLVDVALLEETAYGRYAPHDLVRDFARELAGPLPDAPSDDEGSGMPPDAGCGATPRAGSDAGSGATPGAGPGAAPGAGPASPPYAAPATPPVPVPAVPVPVPVPVPVPVPVPVPVPVPDPDPELAAFRWFAAVAERALVAVVEPGLDRDDRLLPTAAQPPEHAASAALLPYFESAEEAFAWGDVELENIVALVERNADTDDPRRAAHLSALVRLFFPYARRSGRIAEMEVLGRAGLEAARRLGDVAAEAYALGDLAGLRFLTGRQNDALTLTDQALEIWRRLGHLSWIRRGLNNRGLLLEGLGRFAESEDALRQSLAYSRQLDDPYGEAVTHSHLGNLYEHTDPRAAIEQHRRSLAIGDEIGAVIVRHSAHCNIGYAHLTLGEPAAAARHFGESLRILGGHGDWHGESQTRLGLVRALRQLGDFERAARECAELLCGADARADRYTGGLARHQHGLLLREQGRTTEACDAWRAALVALDGTDEQALLEELRALLDG; from the coding sequence ATGCGGCGGTACGAGCTGCGGTTCGGACTGCTGGGACCGCCCGCGCTGTACGACCGACAGCCGTACGAGATTTCGTACGACACCCCTGCCGGCATCTCTGCCGACATCCCTGTCGGCGCTCCCGAGGACGCCTCCGTCCGCCTCGTTCATTCCATCGGCAGCCCCAAGACGCGCGCGCTGCTCGCCGCCCTGCTGCTGGAGGCCGGCCGCGTGGTGTCGGTCGAGTCGCTGAAGGACGCCCTGTGGGGCGGGGCGCCGCCCGCCTCCGCGCGGGCCTCGCTGCACAATCACGTCGCCCGGCTGCGCCGCCTCCTCGACGACCCCGAGCGGCTGAGGGCCGTACCGCCCGGCTATCTCCTGCGCGTCGAGGACGGCGAGCTGGACGTACACGTGTTCGACACGTGGGCCGCCGAGGCGCGTGCCGCGCACGCCCGCCGGGACTGGACCGGGGTCGTACGCGCCGCCGACGCCGCGCTCGCCCTCTGGCGCGGCACCCCGCTCGGCGGACTGCCCGGGGACTTCGGCGGCTACGCCCTCGTGCAGCGGCTCGAGGAGGCGCGACTACTCGTGCTGGAGTGGCGCTACGACGCCGAACTGGCCGTAGGTGGACCCCGGTTGGCCGGTCTCGTGCCCGAGTTGGCGGCGCTCGTCGCCGCGCACCCGCTGCGCGAGGCCTGTCACCGCCAGCTGATGCTGGCCCTGCACCGCACCGGCCGTCAGGCGGAGGCCCTCGCCGTCCATCGCGACCTGCGCACCCACCTGATCGAGGAACTCGGCATCGAACCGGGCCCGGCGGTCCGCGAGGCCCACGTGGAGGTGCTGCGCGGCTTCGCGGTGGCGGGGGACGAGCACACGCCTGGCGGCGGAGACGAGCGCCCGCCGTCACCGTCACTGACTCCGGCTTCGGTTTCGGCTCCGGTTCCAGTTCCGGCTTCGGCATCCGCCGCGGTCGAGCGGAGCCGTCCCGGAGACCCCGAACCGGTTACCGCTCCTGGGCCGCCCCCTGCGCCCGACGCCTCTGCCGACGCCACCGTCACTCCCACGGTCACTCCCGCAGCACACGTGCCCGCATCCGCACTCGCCGACGGCGCCCGCGCCCCACGGGAGCCGCTCGCACCCGACGCCCGTACGACCGCGGGTGTTGTCGGCGGCCATCCGCCCGAACCGGCCGAAGACCCGGCCCCCGTCCACGCGGCCCACACGCCCGCACCCTCCCCTTCACCCGCACCCATCCCCTCACTCCCGCCCACCCAGCTCCCCCCACCCGCGCAACTCCCGCCACCCCCTGCCAACTTCACTGGCAGGACACCCGAACTCCGCGCCCTGCGGCAGACCCTCGCCGCCCGTAAGGGTCCCGTCGCCGTGATCAGCGGCATGGCCGGCGTCGGCAAGAGCGCCCTGGCCCTGCACGTCGCCCACGAACTGAGGCACCGCTTCCCCGACGGCCAGCTGTACGTCAAACTGCACGGCGCCACCCCGGGGATGACCCCGCTCACCCCGGCCCAGGCCCTGTCCGCCCTGCTCCGAGATCTCGGCGCGCAGCCCCGTACCGTCTCTGAACAGCCGGATGCCGCAGCCGCGTTGCTCCGTTCCCTGCTCGCTCCGGCCCGTGTCCTGCTGGTGCTGGACGACGCGGCGAGCGCGGCCCAGGTGCGGCCCCTGCTCCCGGCCGGACCCGGTTGCGCGGTGATCGTCACCAGCCGCTCCCCGCTGACCGCCCTGGACGGCGCCCGACGCTTCCCGCTGGGGCCCTTGACCGGGGAGGACAGCGCGGCACTCCTGCGCGCGGTGAGCGGACGCGAGGGGCTGGACGCCGACCACGCCCTGGTCGAGCTGACCGGTCGGCTCCCGCTCGCCCTGCGCGTCGTCGCCGCCCGGCTGGCCGCTCGCCGGGCCCTCACCCCCGACGTGCTGGCAGGCCAACTCGCCGCCACGGCGGGCCGATTGCGGCAACTGGAGTACGACGACCTGAGCGTCCGGCGATCCCTTGCCGTCGCCCACGACGCCCTCGCCGCCGCCGAGCACGAGGCCGACCGGGACGCGGCCCTCGCCCTGAGCCGCCTCGGCGCCCTCGACCTGCCGACCTATGGCGCCCCACTGGTCGCCCGCCTCACCGGTATCGACGAGCGCCGTGCCGAGGCCGCCCTGGACCGTCTGGTCGACGTGGCCCTCCTGGAGGAAACGGCGTACGGCCGCTACGCCCCCCACGACCTGGTCCGCGACTTCGCCCGCGAACTGGCCGGCCCCCTTCCGGACGCGCCCTCCGACGACGAGGGCTCCGGCATGCCCCCCGACGCGGGCTGCGGCGCGACCCCGCGCGCGGGTTCCGACGCGGGCTCCGGCGCGACGCCTGGCGCGGGCCCCGGCGCGGCCCCTGGTGCCGGCCCCGCGTCACCCCCGTACGCCGCCCCTGCCACGCCCCCCGTCCCTGTCCCCGCCGTCCCCGTCCCCGTCCCCGTCCCCGTCCCCGTCCCCGTCCCCGTCCCCGTCCCCGTCCCCGTCCCGGACCCGGACCCGGAACTCGCCGCCTTCCGCTGGTTCGCCGCGGTCGCCGAGCGTGCCCTCGTCGCCGTCGTGGAGCCCGGACTCGATCGGGACGACCGCCTGCTGCCCACCGCGGCTCAGCCGCCCGAGCACGCCGCGAGCGCGGCTCTTCTGCCGTACTTCGAGTCCGCGGAGGAGGCCTTCGCCTGGGGGGATGTGGAGCTGGAGAACATCGTCGCGCTGGTGGAGCGGAACGCGGACACGGACGACCCGCGACGGGCCGCACACCTTTCCGCGCTGGTTCGGCTGTTCTTCCCCTACGCGCGGCGCAGCGGCCGCATCGCGGAGATGGAGGTGCTGGGGCGGGCCGGGCTCGAAGCGGCGCGGCGGCTCGGGGACGTGGCGGCCGAGGCGTACGCGCTGGGCGATCTCGCCGGCCTGCGCTTCCTGACCGGCCGGCAGAACGACGCCCTCACCCTCACCGACCAGGCCCTGGAGATCTGGCGCCGGCTGGGCCACCTCTCCTGGATCCGGCGCGGCCTGAACAACCGGGGGCTGCTGCTGGAGGGGCTCGGACGCTTCGCGGAGTCCGAGGACGCGCTGCGGCAGAGCCTGGCGTACTCCCGGCAGCTGGACGACCCCTACGGCGAAGCCGTCACCCACAGCCATCTCGGCAACCTCTACGAGCACACCGACCCCAGGGCCGCCATCGAGCAGCACCGGCGCTCGCTGGCTATCGGGGACGAGATCGGCGCCGTCATCGTGCGGCACTCGGCGCACTGCAACATCGGCTACGCCCACCTCACCCTCGGCGAACCGGCAGCCGCCGCACGGCACTTCGGGGAGAGTCTGCGCATCCTCGGCGGCCATGGCGACTGGCACGGCGAGTCCCAGACCCGGCTCGGCCTGGTCCGCGCGCTGCGGCAGCTCGGCGACTTCGAACGGGCCGCCCGTGAGTGTGCCGAGCTGCTGTGCGGGGCCGACGCCCGCGCCGACCGCTACACGGGCGGTCTCGCCCGGCACCAGCACGGTCTTCTGCTGCGCGAGCAGGGCCGGACGACGGAGGCCTGCGACGCCTGGCGCGCGGCTCTCGTGGCGCTGGACGGCACGGACGAGCAGGCGCTGCTGGAGGAGCTGCGGGCCCTCCTGGACGGCTGA
- a CDS encoding bifunctional 3'-5' exonuclease/DNA polymerase, with protein sequence MADRWALAPAEDGGVDVAPLGPDGLPAGPVRRESDLAGAVRSRPEVTRWVWRSTAEVYPRLLATGVRVERCYDIEDAETLLLGHEGRYGEPRSAAAALARLRGGPVPPDPPQRQAEPGAQSPLFEPAGVHLPLDDLLAVYADQLRRHEKTAHPDRMRLLTAAESAGMLVAAEMNRSGLPWSTEVHRALLRDLLGERYAGGGEPRRLAELADEVSSAFGRRVRPDLPADVIKAFAQAGIKVTSTRRWEIQSLTHPAVEPLLEYKKLYRIWVAHGWSWLQDWVRDGRFRPEFHAGGTVTGRWVTNGGGALQIPKVIRRAVVADPGWRLVVADADQMEPRVLAAISRDPGLMEVAGRASDLYQSVSDRAFSGDRDQAKLAVLGAVYGQTSGDGLKNLAALRRRFPRAVAYVDEAARAGEEGRLVRTWLGRTCPPAAGTGDAATEEAGIPVGDDGSDGRGDGQGWVPGYASTNSRARGRFARNFVVQGSAADWALLLLAALRQACAGLAAELVFFQHDEVIVHCPAEEADTVVRAIQEAADLAGRLTFGETPVRFPFTTAVVECYADAK encoded by the coding sequence ATGGCCGACCGGTGGGCACTCGCTCCGGCCGAGGACGGTGGCGTGGACGTCGCCCCCCTCGGTCCGGACGGGCTGCCCGCCGGGCCGGTGCGGCGCGAGAGCGATCTCGCCGGGGCGGTGCGGAGCCGCCCGGAGGTGACGCGCTGGGTGTGGAGGTCGACCGCCGAGGTCTACCCGCGACTGCTCGCCACGGGGGTGCGAGTCGAGCGGTGCTACGACATCGAGGACGCCGAGACACTGCTGCTGGGCCACGAGGGGCGGTACGGCGAGCCACGCTCGGCCGCCGCCGCCCTGGCCCGCCTCCGGGGCGGCCCCGTGCCGCCCGACCCGCCGCAGCGCCAGGCCGAACCGGGCGCGCAGTCCCCGCTGTTCGAACCGGCCGGCGTCCATCTCCCCCTCGACGACCTCCTCGCGGTCTACGCCGACCAGCTGCGGCGGCACGAGAAGACCGCCCACCCCGACCGCATGCGGCTGCTGACCGCCGCCGAGTCGGCGGGGATGCTGGTGGCCGCCGAGATGAACCGCTCCGGCCTGCCCTGGAGCACCGAGGTCCACCGCGCTCTCCTGCGCGACCTGCTCGGCGAGCGGTACGCGGGCGGTGGCGAGCCGCGCCGCCTCGCCGAACTGGCGGACGAGGTCTCGTCGGCCTTCGGGCGGCGCGTGCGGCCCGACCTGCCCGCCGACGTGATCAAGGCCTTCGCGCAGGCCGGGATCAAGGTGACGTCCACCCGCCGCTGGGAGATCCAGTCCCTCACGCATCCGGCGGTCGAACCCCTGCTGGAGTACAAGAAGCTGTACCGCATCTGGGTGGCACACGGCTGGTCCTGGTTGCAGGACTGGGTGCGGGACGGCCGTTTCCGCCCCGAGTTCCACGCCGGTGGCACGGTCACCGGGCGGTGGGTGACCAACGGCGGGGGCGCACTGCAGATCCCCAAGGTGATACGGCGGGCCGTGGTCGCCGACCCCGGCTGGCGGCTGGTCGTGGCCGACGCCGACCAGATGGAACCGCGCGTGCTGGCGGCGATCTCCCGCGATCCCGGGCTGATGGAAGTGGCCGGCCGCGCGAGCGACCTCTACCAGTCCGTCTCCGACCGCGCCTTCTCCGGCGACCGCGACCAGGCCAAACTCGCCGTGCTCGGCGCGGTCTACGGCCAGACCTCCGGCGACGGCCTGAAGAACCTCGCCGCACTGCGCCGCCGCTTCCCCAGGGCGGTGGCCTACGTCGACGAGGCCGCCCGCGCCGGCGAGGAGGGCCGGCTGGTGCGCACCTGGCTCGGCCGGACCTGCCCGCCGGCCGCGGGGACGGGCGACGCCGCGACCGAGGAGGCGGGCATCCCCGTCGGCGACGACGGCTCCGACGGGCGGGGCGACGGGCAGGGCTGGGTCCCCGGCTACGCCTCCACCAACTCCCGTGCGCGGGGGCGCTTCGCCCGGAACTTCGTCGTCCAGGGCAGCGCCGCGGACTGGGCCCTGCTGCTGCTCGCCGCGCTGCGGCAGGCCTGTGCGGGCCTCGCGGCCGAGCTGGTCTTCTTCCAGCACGACGAGGTGATCGTGCACTGCCCCGCCGAGGAGGCCGACACGGTCGTACGGGCCATCCAGGAGGCCGCCGACCTCGCCGGCCGGCTGACCTTCGGTGAGACGCCGGTGCGGTTCCCGTTCACGACGGCCGTGGTGGAGTGCTATGCCGACGCCAAGTAG
- a CDS encoding DUF2786 domain-containing protein — protein sequence MTSTASTVERAFRAALYDDTDAGLDTGASLLAADPAVDPELALRGEEFVATAWQRGWQPADVVRLVRRELDETHVRLAAGLIRAQAGRDRPRGHRWAAQLDALTEQTTDPARGSDRFSHATVVLELYRLLLRLPALEPLEDSPRSRPRPGGEVSPGRDAGSGASRMLTRIRALLAKAEATGYPEEAEALTAKAQELMARHSVDEALLAAAASAPDVPGACRVGVEPPYEQAKAVLLDAVARANHCRAVWNEPLAFSTVVGFEADLEAVELLHTSLLVQATHAMARAEAAQRAGGRKRTKTFRQSFLAAYAHRVGDRLAAAAAETQVTQDLLPVLATRAAAVTDRTERMFPDTTTSRLRGVNDAAGWTEGARAADEAQVRARPRLP from the coding sequence GTGACCAGCACTGCCAGTACCGTCGAGCGGGCTTTCCGGGCCGCCCTCTACGACGACACCGACGCCGGACTCGACACCGGCGCGTCCCTGCTCGCCGCCGACCCCGCTGTGGACCCCGAACTCGCCCTGCGAGGGGAGGAGTTCGTGGCGACCGCCTGGCAGCGCGGCTGGCAGCCGGCCGATGTCGTACGGCTGGTGCGGCGCGAACTGGACGAGACGCACGTGCGTCTCGCCGCGGGCCTGATCCGCGCGCAGGCGGGCCGGGACCGTCCGCGAGGGCACCGCTGGGCCGCGCAGCTCGACGCCCTGACCGAGCAGACGACGGACCCCGCGCGCGGAAGCGACCGGTTCTCGCACGCCACCGTCGTCCTGGAGCTGTACCGCCTGCTGCTGCGCCTGCCCGCCCTGGAGCCCCTGGAGGATTCCCCGCGCTCCCGGCCGCGCCCGGGCGGGGAGGTGTCCCCCGGCCGCGACGCCGGTTCCGGCGCCTCCCGCATGCTCACCCGCATCCGCGCGCTGCTCGCCAAGGCCGAGGCCACCGGCTACCCGGAGGAGGCGGAGGCCCTGACCGCCAAGGCGCAGGAGCTGATGGCACGGCACAGCGTGGACGAGGCGCTGCTCGCCGCGGCGGCGTCCGCGCCCGACGTGCCCGGGGCCTGCCGTGTCGGCGTCGAGCCGCCGTACGAGCAGGCCAAGGCCGTGCTGCTGGACGCGGTCGCCCGCGCCAACCACTGCCGCGCGGTGTGGAACGAACCGCTCGCCTTCTCCACGGTCGTCGGCTTCGAGGCGGACCTGGAGGCGGTCGAACTGCTCCACACCTCGCTGCTGGTGCAGGCCACGCACGCGATGGCCAGGGCCGAGGCCGCGCAGCGGGCCGGCGGCCGCAAGCGCACCAAGACCTTCCGGCAGTCGTTCCTCGCGGCGTACGCGCACCGCGTCGGCGACCGGCTGGCGGCCGCCGCCGCCGAGACCCAGGTCACCCAGGATCTGCTGCCGGTGCTGGCCACGCGCGCGGCAGCCGTCACCGACCGCACGGAGCGCATGTTCCCGGACACCACCACGAGCCGGCTGCGCGGGGTGAACGACGCGGCGGGCTGGACGGAGGGTGCCAGGGCCGCGGACGAGGCACAGGTCAGGGCCCGCCCCAGGCTGCCGTGA
- a CDS encoding alpha/beta hydrolase, whose amino-acid sequence MYTRSSPRRTFRASWLSGTFRPSTPCRSRTGTRAGARATTTLLAAAALLVSACSAGSSSTSAGGVAQAALAALPRATPAALSPYYSQPLHWRSCGAPGFQCATMKAPLDYARPGAGDIKLAVSLKKATGNGKPLGSLLVNPGGPGGSAVAYLQQYAGVGYPAEIRAHYNIVAMDPRGVARSEPVECIDGRQMDTYTQTDLTPDDQKETNALVGADRKFAESCGAHSARLLRHVSTVEAARDMDMLRALLGDQKLNYVGASYGTFLGATYAGLFPKRVGRMVLDGAMDPSLDARRLNLGQTAGFETAFQAFAKDCVRHPDCPLGGRGTTPAQVGDHLKAFFDKLDAHPVPAGDADGRKVGEALATIGVIAAMYDQGSWEQLREALTSAMKENDGAGLLTLADSYYERDASGHYSNLMMANAAVNCLDLPPAYTGPESVRKALPAFRKASPVFGDSLAWATLNCTYWPVKATGEPHRIEAKGAAPIVVVGTTRDPATPYPWAQSLARQLSSGRLLTYVGDGHTAYGRGSACIDTAINGYLLHGTPPAPGKRCS is encoded by the coding sequence ATGTACACCAGGTCATCCCCTCGCCGGACCTTCCGGGCGTCCTGGCTCTCCGGGACGTTCCGCCCGTCGACGCCCTGTCGGAGCCGGACCGGCACCCGTGCCGGGGCCCGCGCCACCACGACCCTGCTCGCGGCGGCGGCACTGCTGGTGTCCGCCTGCTCCGCCGGGAGTTCCTCCACCTCGGCCGGCGGCGTGGCGCAGGCGGCGCTGGCCGCGCTGCCGCGGGCGACGCCGGCGGCGCTGTCGCCGTACTACTCGCAGCCGCTGCATTGGCGCAGCTGCGGCGCCCCGGGCTTCCAGTGCGCGACGATGAAGGCGCCACTCGACTACGCCAGGCCCGGCGCGGGTGACATCAAGCTCGCCGTCTCCCTCAAGAAGGCCACCGGCAACGGCAAGCCGCTCGGCTCGCTGCTGGTGAACCCCGGCGGCCCGGGCGGCTCCGCGGTCGCCTACCTCCAGCAGTACGCGGGCGTCGGCTACCCGGCCGAGATCCGTGCCCACTACAACATCGTCGCGATGGACCCGCGGGGCGTCGCCCGCAGTGAGCCGGTCGAATGCATCGACGGCCGCCAGATGGACACGTACACCCAGACGGACCTCACCCCCGACGACCAGAAGGAGACGAACGCGCTGGTCGGCGCGGACAGGAAGTTCGCGGAGAGCTGCGGGGCCCACTCGGCGCGACTGCTGCGGCACGTCTCCACCGTCGAGGCGGCGCGGGACATGGACATGCTGCGCGCGCTGCTGGGTGACCAGAAGCTGAACTATGTCGGCGCCTCGTACGGCACCTTCCTCGGGGCGACGTACGCCGGTCTGTTCCCGAAGCGGGTGGGCCGCATGGTGCTGGACGGCGCGATGGACCCCTCGCTCGACGCCCGCCGGCTGAACCTGGGCCAGACCGCGGGCTTCGAGACGGCCTTCCAGGCGTTCGCGAAGGACTGTGTACGGCACCCCGACTGCCCGCTCGGCGGCAGGGGCACGACACCGGCACAGGTCGGCGACCACCTGAAGGCGTTCTTCGACAAGCTGGACGCCCACCCCGTCCCGGCGGGTGACGCGGACGGGCGCAAGGTCGGCGAGGCGCTGGCGACCATCGGGGTGATCGCGGCGATGTACGACCAGGGCAGCTGGGAGCAGTTGCGCGAGGCGCTGACGTCGGCGATGAAGGAGAACGACGGCGCCGGCCTGCTCACCCTCGCGGACAGCTACTACGAGCGGGACGCGAGCGGCCACTACAGCAACCTGATGATGGCCAACGCCGCCGTGAACTGCCTGGACCTGCCGCCCGCCTACACGGGCCCCGAGTCGGTACGGAAGGCGCTCCCCGCTTTCCGCAAGGCGTCCCCGGTGTTCGGCGACAGCCTGGCCTGGGCCACCCTGAACTGCACCTACTGGCCCGTGAAGGCCACCGGCGAACCCCACCGCATCGAGGCGAAGGGCGCGGCCCCCATCGTGGTGGTCGGCACCACCCGTGACCCGGCGACCCCCTACCCCTGGGCCCAGTCCCTGGCCCGCCAGCTCTCCTCCGGCCGCCTGCTCACCTACGTCGGCGACGGCCACACCGCCTACGGCCGCGGCAGCGCCTGCATCGACACCGCGATCAACGGCTACCTGCTCCACGGCACCCCGCCGGCCCCCGGAAAGCGCTGCTCCTAG
- a CDS encoding Clp protease N-terminal domain-containing protein, which translates to MATNSNIPASVRLDDLIDAIKKVHPEPLDQLQDAVIAADHLGDVADHLIGHFVDQARRSGASWTEIGKSMGVTRQAAQKRFVTKESTDLDLSQGFSRYTPRARNVVMSAHNEAVAAHNAEGRPEHLVLGLLAEPEGLAAKAITTQGVLLDSLRQAASDALPPAAENAPDLVPYGPEAKKVLELTFREALRLGHNYIGTEHILLALLEHENGEGVLSGLGITKAATEAYVDRVLAMLLDQKKAASAAASAAEEATPDATQG; encoded by the coding sequence ATGGCAACCAACTCGAACATCCCGGCATCCGTCCGCCTGGACGACCTCATCGATGCCATCAAGAAGGTCCACCCCGAACCCCTGGACCAGCTCCAGGACGCGGTGATCGCCGCCGATCACCTCGGTGACGTCGCCGACCACCTGATCGGCCACTTCGTCGACCAGGCCCGCCGCTCGGGCGCGTCCTGGACCGAGATCGGCAAGAGCATGGGCGTGACCCGGCAGGCGGCACAGAAGCGGTTCGTCACGAAGGAGTCGACCGACCTCGACCTCAGCCAGGGCTTCAGCCGCTACACCCCGCGCGCGCGGAACGTGGTCATGTCCGCGCACAACGAGGCCGTGGCGGCCCACAACGCCGAGGGCCGCCCCGAGCACCTGGTCCTCGGCCTGCTGGCGGAGCCGGAGGGCCTGGCCGCGAAGGCGATCACCACCCAGGGCGTCCTGCTCGACTCGCTGCGCCAGGCCGCGTCCGACGCCCTCCCGCCGGCCGCCGAGAACGCCCCCGACCTCGTCCCCTACGGCCCGGAGGCCAAGAAGGTCCTCGAACTCACCTTCCGCGAGGCGCTCCGGCTCGGCCACAACTACATCGGCACCGAGCACATCCTGCTCGCCCTCCTGGAACACGAGAACGGCGAAGGCGTCCTCAGCGGCCTCGGCATCACCAAGGCCGCGACCGAGGCCTACGTCGACCGGGTGCTGGCGATGCTGCTGGACCAGAAGAAGGCGGCCTCGGCAGCGGCCTCCGCGGCGGAGGAGGCCACGCCGGACGCCACACAGGGCTGA
- a CDS encoding DNA polymerase III subunit delta', which produces MSVWDDLVGQEKVSAALEGAARDADALVTAAAAAEPPPEASQMTHAWLFTGPPGAGRNQAARAFAAALQCVSPDRALGGTPGCGFCDGCHTALLGTHADVSTVAAVGAEILVKDMRDTVRKSYTSPATGRWQIILVEDAERLNEKSANAVLKAVEEPAPRTVWLLCAPSIEDVLPTIRSRCRHLNLRTPPVEAVADMLVRRDGIDPAVAAAAARATQGHVDRARRLATDPAARERRAAVLKLPLRLSEVGACLKAAQELVDAAAEDAKQLAEETDGKETEELKAALGAAQGGRLPRGTAGVMKDLEDMQKRRRTRTQRDSLDVALGDLTGFYRDVLALQLGSRIAIANEDAEDALSRIARGSTPESTLRRIEAIAACHGALDRNVAPLLAVEAMTMALRAG; this is translated from the coding sequence ATGAGCGTGTGGGACGACCTCGTCGGGCAGGAGAAGGTGAGCGCGGCGCTGGAAGGCGCCGCGCGGGACGCCGACGCCCTCGTCACGGCCGCCGCGGCGGCCGAGCCGCCTCCTGAGGCGTCGCAGATGACCCACGCCTGGCTGTTCACCGGCCCGCCAGGAGCCGGCCGGAACCAGGCGGCGCGGGCCTTCGCGGCGGCCCTCCAGTGCGTGAGCCCGGACCGGGCCCTGGGCGGAACCCCGGGCTGCGGCTTCTGCGACGGCTGCCACACCGCACTGCTCGGCACGCACGCGGACGTCAGCACCGTCGCCGCCGTGGGCGCCGAGATCCTGGTGAAGGACATGCGGGACACGGTCCGCAAGTCGTACACCTCCCCGGCGACCGGCCGCTGGCAGATCATCCTGGTCGAGGACGCCGAGCGGCTGAACGAGAAGTCGGCCAACGCTGTCCTCAAGGCCGTGGAGGAGCCCGCACCGCGCACGGTCTGGCTGCTGTGCGCCCCCTCCATCGAGGACGTCCTGCCGACCATCCGCTCCCGCTGCCGCCACCTGAACCTGCGCACGCCCCCCGTCGAAGCCGTCGCCGACATGCTCGTACGCCGCGACGGCATCGATCCCGCCGTGGCAGCCGCCGCGGCCCGCGCCACCCAGGGGCATGTCGACAGGGCCCGCCGCCTCGCCACCGACCCGGCGGCCCGTGAGCGCCGCGCCGCCGTGCTGAAGCTGCCGCTGCGCCTCAGCGAGGTCGGCGCCTGTCTCAAGGCGGCCCAGGAGCTGGTCGACGCGGCCGCCGAGGACGCCAAGCAGCTCGCCGAGGAGACGGACGGCAAGGAGACCGAGGAGCTGAAGGCGGCGCTGGGCGCGGCCCAGGGCGGCCGGCTTCCGCGCGGCACGGCGGGCGTGATGAAGGACCTGGAGGACATGCAGAAGCGCCGCAGGACCCGTACGCAGCGCGACAGCCTCGACGTCGCCCTCGGTGACCTCACCGGCTTCTACCGGGACGTCCTCGCCCTCCAGCTCGGTTCACGGATAGCGATCGCGAACGAGGACGCCGAGGACGCCCTGAGCCGGATCGCCCGCGGCAGCACCCCGGAGTCCACCCTGCGCCGCATCGAGGCGATCGCCGCCTGCCACGGGGCCCTGGACCGCAATGTGGCCCCGCTGCTGGCGGTGGAGGCGATGACGATGGCCCTGCGGGCGGGGTGA
- a CDS encoding RipA family octameric membrane protein, protein MSEPPAALPQRLWNAAVTSHDYATPGGEKYQAAVLEQYKLYVEMADRVSARRNLTNTFFLTVNTAFLAGAGTIGRDVLAEVPDWGLCVAVLAALFQCLVWQLIIRSYKQLNAAKYQVIGELERRLPALPYGEAEWQELGDGGSWGKYVRLTNVELAVPVVFAALYLVAVSVAVAMR, encoded by the coding sequence GTGAGCGAGCCGCCGGCGGCGCTCCCGCAGCGGCTCTGGAACGCGGCGGTGACGTCGCACGACTACGCGACGCCGGGGGGTGAGAAGTACCAGGCGGCCGTCCTGGAGCAGTACAAGCTCTACGTCGAGATGGCCGACCGGGTCAGCGCGCGGCGGAACCTGACGAACACGTTCTTTCTGACGGTGAACACCGCGTTCCTCGCGGGGGCCGGGACCATCGGCCGTGACGTGTTGGCGGAGGTTCCCGACTGGGGGCTTTGCGTCGCCGTCCTGGCGGCGCTCTTCCAGTGCCTCGTCTGGCAGCTGATCATCCGCTCCTACAAGCAGCTCAACGCCGCGAAGTACCAGGTGATCGGAGAGCTGGAGCGGCGGCTGCCGGCCCTTCCCTACGGCGAGGCGGAGTGGCAGGAGCTGGGCGACGGCGGATCGTGGGGCAAGTACGTGCGGCTGACGAACGTCGAGCTCGCCGTTCCCGTGGTCTTCGCCGCGCTCTACCTGGTCGCTGTGAGCGTCGCTGTCGCCATGAGGTGA